From Kiloniellales bacterium, a single genomic window includes:
- a CDS encoding DMT family transporter, which translates to MALETLLFFIIALIVGAGYPIQAGVNATLAQFQGHPLLAAFTNTMVASLVLLVVMLIFRVPLPPVGAIAAAPWWAWTGGCLGGIFVLSALVIAPKLGAAAFISTTIVGTMTASLLIDHYGLLAYRVQPVTTQRLIGAGLVIAGMMLIQWRR; encoded by the coding sequence ATGGCGCTCGAAACCCTGTTGTTCTTCATCATCGCGCTAATCGTGGGCGCCGGCTATCCCATCCAGGCAGGCGTCAACGCCACCTTGGCTCAGTTCCAGGGCCATCCCTTGTTGGCCGCCTTCACCAACACCATGGTTGCGAGCCTTGTCCTTCTGGTCGTCATGCTGATTTTTCGGGTGCCCCTGCCGCCGGTCGGCGCGATCGCGGCGGCGCCCTGGTGGGCCTGGACCGGCGGCTGCCTCGGCGGCATCTTCGTGCTCAGCGCCCTGGTGATCGCGCCGAAGCTGGGCGCCGCCGCTTTCATCTCGACCACCATCGTCGGCACCATGACCGCCTCGCTGCTGATCGACCACTACGGCCTTCTGGCCTACCGGGTCCAGCCGGTCACCACACAGCGGTTGATCGGCGCCGGCCTGGTGATCGCCGGCATGATGCTGATTCAGTGGCGGCGCTGA
- a CDS encoding cupin domain-containing protein codes for MKINADVSQRAVVDSRSLDWVPSPLAGVERRMLERDGEEVARVTSIVRYAPGSHFTPHTHGGGEEYLVLEGTFNDDSGDFPTGSYVRNPVGSRHEPRSDEGAVILVKLWWMHPEDQAFVNIDMTREDLWQPGDQEGVEVMALHQFEAESNALYRLAPGASLPARELPGGEEIYVIEGNCGDDHGQYGEGTWLRNPIGRASELVSESGCRLFVKRGHLSKLPPAP; via the coding sequence ATGAAGATCAACGCCGATGTTTCCCAGCGCGCCGTCGTGGACAGCCGCAGCCTCGACTGGGTGCCCTCGCCCCTGGCCGGTGTCGAGCGCCGCATGTTGGAGCGGGACGGCGAGGAGGTCGCCCGGGTCACCTCAATCGTGCGCTATGCGCCCGGCAGCCATTTCACGCCCCACACCCACGGCGGCGGCGAGGAGTACCTGGTCCTCGAAGGGACCTTCAACGACGACAGCGGCGACTTCCCGACCGGCAGCTACGTGCGCAATCCCGTCGGCTCGCGCCACGAGCCGCGCTCCGACGAGGGCGCGGTAATCCTGGTCAAGCTCTGGTGGATGCACCCCGAGGACCAGGCCTTCGTGAACATCGACATGACCCGGGAGGACCTCTGGCAGCCCGGCGACCAGGAGGGTGTCGAGGTCATGGCGCTCCACCAGTTCGAGGCCGAGAGCAACGCGCTCTACCGCCTCGCACCCGGCGCTTCCCTGCCGGCGCGAGAACTGCCCGGCGGCGAGGAGATCTATGTCATTGAGGGGAACTGCGGCGACGACCACGGGCAGTACGGCGAAGGCACCTGGCTGCGGAATCCCATTGGCCGGGCCTCGGAACTGGTCAGCGAGTCCGGCTGCCGGCTCTTCGTCAAGCGCGGCCACCTAAGCAAGCTGCCGCCGGCACCGTGA
- a CDS encoding tRNA (adenine(22)-N(1))-methyltransferase TrmK yields the protein MARFQTLGPADLEIVTRKQIAQQKSWREVPKNGLAVECCGKNFTVLPNVFPPRGDTRLTINSLDVAPGSSVLDMGTGSGVLAIFAVLRGAVSALAVDLNQNAVRNARVNVERHGLQGSIDVRLSDGFSAIAETEKFETIIANLPGRSEVARDAVEAAQWDSGFETHRAFFAEAPRHLEPGGRILMTKANYPELNDTVELAEQAGFVTEVLARKNPADGDPRTYFVLAFSRRQSSVAPGGN from the coding sequence ATGGCGCGCTTTCAAACACTCGGCCCGGCCGACCTGGAGATTGTGACCAGGAAGCAGATCGCCCAGCAGAAGTCGTGGCGCGAGGTGCCGAAAAATGGATTGGCCGTAGAGTGTTGCGGGAAGAACTTCACCGTACTTCCAAACGTCTTTCCGCCGCGGGGCGACACGAGGCTCACGATAAATTCCCTGGATGTCGCACCCGGGAGCTCGGTTCTCGACATGGGAACCGGCTCAGGCGTTCTCGCCATCTTTGCCGTGCTTCGCGGTGCCGTCAGCGCACTTGCGGTCGACCTCAACCAGAACGCCGTTCGCAACGCGCGCGTGAACGTGGAGCGCCACGGACTTCAAGGCTCCATCGACGTGCGCCTTTCAGATGGGTTCTCGGCGATCGCCGAAACCGAGAAGTTCGAGACGATCATTGCCAACCTGCCTGGCCGAAGCGAAGTGGCCAGGGACGCGGTCGAGGCGGCGCAGTGGGACTCCGGTTTCGAGACCCACAGGGCCTTCTTTGCCGAGGCGCCCCGTCACCTTGAACCCGGCGGGAGAATCCTAATGACCAAGGCGAATTACCCGGAGCTCAATGATACGGTGGAGCTTGCAGAGCAGGCCGGGTTCGTCACCGAGGTACTGGCCAGGAAGAACCCGGCAGACGGCGATCCAAGGACCTACTTCGTGCTGGCGTTCAGCCGTCGACAGTCATCCGTCGCGCCGGGCGGCAACTGA
- a CDS encoding agmatinase — protein sequence MTEDFQPIDSAVTPRFAEPATFMRTRHVPVGQAEALDIGLAGVPYDMGSTNRAGPRHGPAQVREMSRLIRQVNASSRIAPFELCKVGDVGDAPVNPLEPLGSIDTITGFYDALHRKGVVPVSAGGDHTVTLPILRGIVKDGPVGIVHFDAHADTLDELLGSRVNHATVFRRGVEEGIMDPERVVQIGLRGTRYSDEDIQYGYDVGMRVITMDDFEEMGRKAVIEETRRVIGDGPAYVTFDIDGLDPVFCPGTGAPEPGGLSMRDAQVMIRGLQGLDLIGGDVCEVAPPLDPAGHTALNGANLMFEILCVVAHSVAARRDG from the coding sequence ATGACCGAGGATTTTCAACCGATCGATTCCGCGGTGACGCCGCGCTTCGCCGAGCCGGCGACCTTCATGCGGACCCGGCATGTGCCGGTCGGGCAGGCCGAGGCGCTCGACATCGGACTGGCCGGCGTGCCCTACGACATGGGCTCGACCAACCGGGCCGGACCGCGCCACGGGCCGGCGCAGGTGCGCGAGATGTCGCGGCTGATCCGCCAGGTCAACGCCTCGAGCCGGATCGCGCCATTCGAGCTCTGCAAGGTGGGCGACGTCGGCGACGCCCCGGTCAACCCTCTGGAGCCGCTCGGCAGCATCGATACGATCACCGGCTTCTACGACGCCTTGCATCGCAAGGGCGTGGTGCCGGTCTCGGCCGGCGGCGATCATACCGTCACCCTGCCGATCCTGCGCGGCATCGTGAAAGACGGACCGGTCGGGATCGTCCACTTCGACGCCCACGCCGATACCCTCGACGAACTGCTTGGCTCGCGGGTGAACCACGCGACCGTGTTCCGACGCGGCGTGGAGGAGGGGATCATGGACCCCGAGCGGGTGGTCCAGATCGGCCTGCGCGGCACCCGCTACAGCGACGAGGACATCCAATACGGCTACGACGTCGGCATGCGGGTGATCACCATGGACGACTTCGAGGAGATGGGCCGCAAGGCGGTGATCGAGGAGACCCGCCGCGTGATCGGCGACGGGCCGGCCTACGTCACCTTCGACATCGACGGCCTCGACCCGGTCTTCTGCCCGGGCACCGGCGCGCCCGAGCCGGGCGGCCTCTCGATGCGCGATGCCCAGGTGATGATCCGCGGCCTGCAGGGCCTTGACCTGATCGGCGGCGACGTCTGTGAGGTCGCCCCGCCGCTCGACCCCGCCGGCCACACGGCGCTCAACGGCGCCAACCTTATGTTCGAGATCCTCTGTGTGGTTGCCCACTCAGTTGCCGCCCGGCGCGACGGATGA
- a CDS encoding class I SAM-dependent methyltransferase, whose product MELSEAEVQLLASLEKAESEGASSDRASLEAEAERFWIFREDWSDAYGSLVAKGLIDGSDRGYRLTAAGRPLAQRYHSERPDMYWYYYQKFYQAAWASEAHSELCRRVFGEDLCQEGQTDMASLQDLLDLLDIKPGEQVMDLGCGAGAIAEYISDRTGAQITGLDYAEAAIDEANRRTEDKRSRMRFVQGDLNLLDLSEQSLDAVISLDTLYWAADLEKTLSDVAAALSPGGRMGIFFNHHIEEGEDPGDLAPERSELSEALSSLGLSFETRDYTTQIGEFWHRNLRAATDLRGAFEAEGNGFIAASLIRESEEEYLPDVEAGRIARYLYHVRI is encoded by the coding sequence ATGGAACTCTCGGAAGCCGAGGTCCAGCTACTGGCCTCGTTGGAGAAGGCGGAGAGCGAAGGCGCGTCTTCCGACAGGGCCTCGCTCGAGGCCGAGGCGGAGCGCTTCTGGATCTTTCGCGAGGACTGGTCGGACGCCTACGGGAGTCTCGTGGCCAAGGGCCTGATCGACGGCAGCGATAGAGGCTACCGCCTGACCGCGGCGGGACGCCCTCTGGCGCAGCGCTATCACAGCGAGCGGCCGGATATGTACTGGTACTATTACCAGAAGTTCTATCAGGCGGCCTGGGCCAGCGAGGCGCACTCCGAACTGTGCCGACGCGTTTTCGGCGAGGACCTCTGCCAGGAAGGCCAGACCGACATGGCTTCGCTCCAGGACCTTTTGGACCTTCTCGATATCAAGCCGGGGGAACAGGTGATGGATCTCGGCTGTGGGGCGGGCGCTATCGCCGAGTACATCTCAGACCGGACGGGCGCTCAGATTACCGGTCTCGACTATGCCGAAGCGGCGATCGACGAGGCCAACCGGCGAACGGAAGACAAGCGGTCCCGCATGCGCTTCGTGCAGGGCGATTTGAACCTCCTCGACCTCTCGGAGCAGTCGCTCGATGCCGTCATTTCTCTCGATACGCTCTATTGGGCCGCCGATCTCGAGAAGACCCTATCCGATGTCGCGGCTGCGCTCAGTCCGGGCGGCCGTATGGGGATCTTCTTCAATCACCACATTGAAGAGGGAGAGGATCCGGGCGATCTCGCGCCCGAGCGCAGCGAACTGTCGGAAGCGCTTTCGAGTCTGGGTCTCTCTTTCGAAACCCGGGACTACACAACGCAGATCGGCGAGTTCTGGCACAGGAACTTGCGGGCCGCGACCGACCTACGGGGCGCCTTCGAGGCCGAGGGCAACGGCTTCATCGCGGCCAGCCTGATCCGGGAATCCGAGGAAGAGTACCTGCCCGACGTGGAAGCCGGCCGGATTGCGCGCTACCTCTATCACGTCCGCATCTAG
- a CDS encoding class I SAM-dependent methyltransferase, translated as MNGDADPWLDKVYGAETPDQLMGHYDAWAENYERDLCATGYRLPAVATGLVCRYVADRNAKILDAGCGTGLIGEALAPLGYRNLEGLDLNASMLEVAGGKGVYGATHELGLGREIDLPEGHFDAVVSFGVLTLGHAPPDALEGMVATTRPGGFLIFSVSVPALAEGGYSEMLEHLTAAGVWARKEATDPFRSMPYSKTEGQMKHRVFAYQKS; from the coding sequence ATGAACGGCGACGCCGATCCCTGGCTCGACAAGGTCTATGGGGCCGAGACCCCGGACCAGCTGATGGGGCACTACGACGCCTGGGCGGAGAACTACGAGCGCGATCTCTGCGCCACGGGCTACCGCCTGCCGGCCGTCGCCACCGGCCTGGTCTGCCGCTACGTCGCCGACCGCAACGCGAAGATCCTCGACGCGGGCTGCGGCACGGGGCTGATCGGCGAAGCCTTGGCGCCCTTGGGTTATCGCAACCTGGAGGGTCTCGACCTCAACGCCAGCATGCTCGAGGTCGCCGGCGGCAAAGGGGTCTACGGGGCGACCCACGAGCTCGGTCTCGGACGAGAGATCGACCTGCCGGAGGGACACTTCGACGCGGTCGTCTCCTTCGGGGTCCTCACCCTCGGCCACGCCCCGCCCGACGCGCTCGAGGGCATGGTCGCGACGACCAGGCCGGGCGGCTTCCTGATCTTCTCGGTCTCGGTGCCCGCGCTCGCGGAAGGCGGCTACAGCGAGATGCTGGAGCACCTCACCGCGGCCGGCGTTTGGGCGCGGAAGGAGGCCACGGATCCCTTCCGCTCCATGCCCTATTCGAAGACCGAAGGACAGATGAAGCACCGGGTCTTCGCCTATCAGAAGAGCTAA
- a CDS encoding ABC transporter substrate-binding protein produces MRRLLLAALGATLLAGPATAEDIKLGVILGYTGPIESLTPDMAAGAELAMKEISDAGGILGGSKVVPIRGDSTCVDAAAASAAAERLITSDKVKAIVGADCSGVTTAILKNVAMAQGIVMISPSATSPALSDTPDDGLFFRTSPSDARQGQILTDILKSKGVKKAALTYTNNDYGKGLADSIKTNFENAGGKITISAAHEDGKGDYTAEVGALAAAGGDVLIVAGYLDQGGKGIIQAALDTGAFDTFALGDGMIGDSLPMAIGSDLDGSYGSRPGTDSEGAATFAKMAQSAGFKAGPFTAESYDAAALIILAMQAAGSSDSAKLKEKVMMVANAPGEKIQPGELAKAIRILQQGGDIDYVGASAVELIGGGESAGNYAEILIKDGKNTIVGYR; encoded by the coding sequence ATGAGACGACTGCTTCTTGCCGCCCTCGGCGCGACCCTGCTGGCCGGCCCGGCCACCGCCGAGGATATCAAGCTCGGCGTCATCCTGGGCTACACCGGCCCGATCGAATCCTTGACCCCGGACATGGCCGCCGGCGCGGAACTGGCCATGAAGGAGATCAGCGACGCCGGGGGGATCCTCGGCGGCTCCAAGGTGGTGCCGATCCGCGGCGATTCCACCTGCGTCGACGCGGCTGCGGCCTCCGCGGCGGCCGAGCGCCTGATCACGTCCGACAAGGTCAAGGCGATCGTCGGGGCGGACTGCTCCGGCGTGACCACGGCCATCCTCAAGAACGTCGCCATGGCCCAGGGCATCGTGATGATCTCGCCCTCGGCCACCTCGCCGGCGCTGTCCGACACCCCCGATGACGGCCTTTTCTTCCGGACCTCGCCGTCGGATGCCCGCCAGGGTCAGATCCTGACGGATATCCTGAAGTCCAAGGGCGTCAAGAAGGCGGCGCTCACCTACACCAACAACGACTACGGCAAGGGTCTGGCCGACAGCATCAAGACCAACTTCGAGAACGCGGGCGGCAAGATCACCATCTCGGCGGCCCACGAAGACGGCAAGGGCGACTACACCGCCGAGGTCGGCGCCCTGGCCGCCGCGGGCGGTGACGTGCTCATCGTGGCCGGGTATCTGGACCAGGGCGGCAAGGGCATCATCCAGGCCGCGCTCGACACCGGAGCCTTCGACACCTTCGCCCTGGGCGACGGCATGATCGGCGATTCCCTGCCGATGGCGATCGGCAGCGACCTCGACGGCTCCTACGGCTCGCGCCCGGGAACCGATAGCGAGGGCGCCGCGACCTTCGCCAAGATGGCCCAGTCCGCGGGCTTCAAGGCCGGTCCCTTCACCGCCGAGTCCTATGACGCGGCGGCGCTGATCATTCTGGCCATGCAGGCCGCCGGCTCTTCCGACAGCGCCAAGCTGAAGGAGAAGGTCATGATGGTAGCCAACGCCCCCGGCGAAAAGATTCAGCCCGGCGAGCTGGCCAAGGCGATCAGGATCCTTCAGCAGGGCGGCGACATCGACTACGTCGGCGCCTCCGCGGTGGAGCTGATCGGCGGCGGCGAGAGCGCCGGCAACTACGCCGAGATCCTGATCAAGGACGGCAAGAACACTATCGTCGGCTATCGCTAG
- a CDS encoding ABC transporter ATP-binding protein, with product MIRVEELHLHFGGLKAVNNVSLAVEPGSITGLIGPNGAGKTTLFNVIAGHFAPTSGRVYLDETDITGLQPHELFERGLLRTFQIAHEFSTLTVRENLMTVPGGQSGESLIDTWLRPARVRAQEAAIRAKADEVMAFLEIDHVADEAAGNLSGGQKKLLELGRTMMVDAKIVFLDEVGAGVNRTLLKTIGDAILRLNRERGYTFCMIEHDMDFISRLCDPVIVMAEGAVLAEGTAEEVRSNENVIEAYLGTGLKHPRSPFPDTATGRRPGPDA from the coding sequence ATGATCAGGGTCGAGGAGCTTCACCTGCATTTCGGCGGCCTCAAGGCCGTCAACAACGTCTCGCTCGCCGTCGAGCCGGGGTCGATCACCGGGCTGATCGGACCCAACGGGGCGGGCAAGACGACCCTGTTCAACGTCATCGCCGGCCACTTTGCGCCGACCTCCGGCCGGGTCTACCTGGACGAGACCGACATCACCGGACTGCAGCCCCACGAACTCTTCGAGCGGGGCCTGCTCAGGACCTTCCAGATCGCCCACGAGTTCTCGACATTGACGGTGCGCGAGAACCTCATGACGGTGCCCGGCGGACAGTCGGGCGAAAGCCTGATCGATACCTGGCTGAGGCCGGCCAGGGTCCGCGCCCAGGAGGCGGCGATACGCGCCAAGGCCGACGAGGTCATGGCCTTCCTCGAGATCGATCACGTCGCCGACGAAGCAGCCGGCAACCTCTCCGGCGGCCAGAAGAAGCTCCTGGAGCTCGGCCGGACCATGATGGTCGACGCCAAGATCGTGTTCCTCGACGAGGTCGGCGCCGGGGTCAACCGGACGCTGCTCAAGACCATCGGCGACGCCATCCTGCGGCTCAACCGGGAGCGCGGCTACACCTTCTGCATGATCGAGCACGACATGGACTTCATCAGCCGGCTCTGCGACCCCGTCATCGTCATGGCCGAGGGCGCGGTCCTGGCCGAGGGCACGGCGGAAGAGGTGCGCAGCAACGAGAACGTCATCGAGGCCTACCTCGGCACCGGCCTGAAGCACCCCCGGAGCCCATTCCCCGACACGGCAACCGGCCGCCGGCCGGGGCCTGACGCATGA
- a CDS encoding ABC transporter ATP-binding protein has translation MTFLVGENMTGGYGGADILHDCTIAVDRGEIAVVVGPNGAGKSTAMKAIFGMVQLREGRIMLDGRDITALTPQARVRQGMGFVPQTSNVFTSMTVEENLEMGAFIRTDDIGETMRQVFALFPVLQEKRQQAAGELSGGQRQQVAVGRALMTKPRLLMLDEPTAGVSPIVMDELFDRIIEIARSGITILIVEQNARQALGIADKGFVLVQGRNRYTDSGEALLANPEVRKSFLGG, from the coding sequence ATGACCTTCCTGGTCGGCGAGAACATGACCGGCGGCTACGGCGGCGCCGACATTCTTCACGACTGCACGATCGCCGTGGACAGGGGAGAGATCGCCGTCGTGGTCGGCCCGAACGGCGCGGGAAAGTCGACCGCTATGAAGGCGATCTTCGGCATGGTCCAGCTGCGTGAGGGGCGCATCATGCTCGATGGCCGGGACATTACCGCGCTGACTCCCCAGGCGCGCGTCCGCCAAGGCATGGGCTTCGTGCCGCAAACTTCCAACGTCTTCACCTCGATGACGGTGGAGGAGAATCTCGAGATGGGCGCCTTCATCCGCACCGACGACATCGGCGAAACCATGCGCCAAGTCTTCGCCCTCTTCCCGGTTCTTCAGGAAAAGCGTCAACAGGCGGCGGGTGAGCTGTCCGGGGGGCAGCGCCAGCAGGTGGCGGTCGGGCGCGCGCTGATGACCAAGCCGCGGCTGCTGATGCTGGACGAGCCGACGGCCGGGGTCTCGCCGATCGTGATGGACGAGCTGTTCGACCGGATCATCGAGATCGCGCGCAGCGGCATCACCATCCTGATCGTCGAACAGAACGCGCGCCAGGCACTGGGTATCGCCGACAAGGGCTTCGTGCTGGTACAGGGGCGCAACCGCTACACCGACAGCGGTGAGGCGCTGCTGGCCAATCCCGAGGTGCGGAAGTCTTTCCTCGGCGGATAA
- a CDS encoding branched-chain amino acid ABC transporter permease, translating into MPDFVNAGVLIANFLVLPGLTYGCQLALGALGVTLVYGILRYSNFAHGETMSFGAMVSILAMWLLQAWGVSLGPLPTVLLALPFGMLATIVFCLLTDRWVYRHYRRHKAPTVTLLIASVGVMFLMNGIIRFIIGPGDRSISDGARFIFNAREFRRATGLAEGLALKTSQVITVLTAVATVAALFWFLNRTRTGKSMRAYSDNEDLALLSGINPERVVMITWILTAVLATIAGTLYGLDKSYKPFTYLQLLLPIFAAAIVGGLGNPLGAIAGGFVIAFSEIGITFAYRKFLAYLLPESWEPEGLVQLLSTDYKFAVSFVILVLVLLTRPTGIFRGKTL; encoded by the coding sequence GTGCCGGATTTCGTCAACGCGGGGGTTCTGATCGCCAACTTCCTGGTCCTGCCGGGCCTGACCTACGGCTGCCAGCTCGCGCTCGGCGCGCTCGGCGTGACCCTGGTCTACGGCATCCTGCGCTACTCCAACTTCGCCCATGGCGAGACCATGTCGTTCGGCGCCATGGTGTCGATTTTGGCCATGTGGCTGCTGCAGGCCTGGGGCGTCAGCCTAGGGCCGCTCCCGACGGTGCTGCTAGCCCTGCCCTTCGGCATGCTGGCCACGATCGTCTTCTGCCTCCTGACCGACCGCTGGGTCTACCGCCACTACCGCCGGCACAAGGCGCCGACCGTCACGCTGCTGATCGCCTCCGTCGGCGTCATGTTCCTGATGAACGGCATCATCCGCTTCATCATCGGACCGGGTGACCGCAGCATTTCCGACGGCGCCCGCTTCATCTTCAACGCCCGTGAGTTCCGCCGCGCGACGGGGCTGGCCGAGGGGCTGGCCTTGAAGACCTCGCAGGTGATCACCGTGCTGACCGCGGTCGCGACCGTCGCGGCGCTCTTTTGGTTCCTCAACCGGACGCGGACCGGCAAGTCCATGCGCGCCTATTCCGACAACGAGGATCTTGCGCTGCTCTCGGGCATCAATCCCGAGCGCGTGGTCATGATTACCTGGATTCTGACAGCCGTGCTCGCGACCATAGCCGGGACGCTCTACGGCCTCGACAAGAGCTACAAGCCCTTCACCTACCTTCAGCTGCTGCTGCCGATCTTCGCCGCGGCCATCGTCGGCGGGCTGGGCAATCCCCTGGGCGCGATCGCCGGCGGCTTCGTGATCGCCTTCTCCGAGATCGGCATCACCTTCGCCTACCGGAAGTTCCTGGCCTACCTGCTGCCCGAGAGCTGGGAGCCCGAAGGCCTCGTCCAGCTGCTCTCGACCGACTACAAGTTCGCCGTCTCCTTCGTGATCCTGGTCCTCGTCCTCTTGACCCGGCCGACCGGCATCTTCCGGGGCAAGACGCTGTGA
- a CDS encoding branched-chain amino acid ABC transporter permease → MSGAGRKTLLFGIMALLLVLVGVLQSWSLALAILNLCLISAIMALGVNIQWGYAGLFNVGVMGFAALGGLACVLLSTPPVAAAWAAGGGRIMIAAAIVLVTIVVTVMLFRRLPRGPADAAAALVILAGYFAARAFFDPAVDAIESVNPAKTGYLGGLGLPIILSWFVGGALAAGAAWIVGKISLGLRADYLAIATLGISEIIVAILKNEDWLTRGVKNVTGLPRPVPHEVDLQQTAWFQELAQSLAIETVDLSSILVKLCYAGLFTAVLLAVWWLSETALRSPWGRMMRAVRDNETAAEAMGKDVKSRHLQVFVLGSAVIGMAGAMLTTLDGQFTPASYQPLRFTFLIWVMVIVGGSGNNAGAVLGGFLIWFFWIEAEPIGLWLMDALTAGLAEDSALRLHLLESAAHMRLITMGLILLLVLRFSPRGLIPEEKR, encoded by the coding sequence GTGAGCGGCGCCGGGCGCAAGACGCTGCTGTTCGGCATCATGGCGCTGCTGCTGGTCCTGGTCGGCGTCTTGCAGAGCTGGTCCCTGGCGCTGGCCATCCTCAACCTCTGCCTGATCTCTGCGATCATGGCCCTGGGGGTCAACATCCAGTGGGGCTATGCCGGGCTTTTCAACGTCGGCGTCATGGGCTTCGCCGCGCTGGGCGGGCTGGCCTGCGTGCTGCTCTCGACGCCGCCGGTCGCAGCCGCCTGGGCGGCCGGCGGCGGCCGAATCATGATCGCCGCCGCGATCGTGCTGGTGACCATCGTCGTGACCGTGATGCTGTTCCGAAGACTGCCGCGGGGCCCGGCAGACGCCGCCGCCGCTCTGGTCATCCTGGCGGGATACTTCGCGGCGCGCGCCTTCTTCGATCCGGCGGTCGACGCGATCGAATCGGTCAATCCGGCCAAGACCGGCTATCTCGGCGGGCTCGGCCTGCCGATCATCCTGTCGTGGTTCGTTGGCGGAGCACTCGCCGCCGGGGCCGCCTGGATCGTCGGCAAGATCTCGCTCGGCCTGCGCGCCGACTATCTCGCGATCGCCACCCTTGGTATCTCGGAGATCATCGTCGCCATCCTGAAGAACGAGGACTGGCTGACCCGGGGCGTCAAGAACGTGACCGGCCTGCCGCGGCCCGTGCCCCACGAGGTCGACCTCCAGCAGACGGCCTGGTTCCAGGAGCTGGCCCAGAGCCTGGCCATTGAGACGGTCGATCTCTCCTCGATCCTCGTTAAGCTCTGCTATGCCGGGCTTTTCACCGCCGTCCTGCTGGCTGTCTGGTGGCTGTCGGAAACCGCCCTGCGCTCGCCCTGGGGGCGCATGATGCGCGCGGTGCGCGACAACGAGACCGCCGCCGAGGCCATGGGCAAGGACGTCAAGAGCCGGCACCTGCAGGTCTTCGTGCTCGGCTCCGCCGTGATCGGCATGGCCGGCGCCATGCTGACCACCCTGGACGGTCAGTTCACCCCGGCGTCGTACCAGCCACTGCGCTTCACCTTCCTGATCTGGGTGATGGTGATCGTCGGCGGATCGGGCAACAACGCGGGCGCCGTGCTCGGCGGCTTCCTGATCTGGTTCTTCTGGATCGAGGCCGAGCCGATCGGCCTCTGGCTGATGGACGCCCTGACCGCGGGCCTGGCCGAGGACAGCGCCCTGCGCCTCCATCTGCTCGAGAGCGCGGCCCACATGCGCCTGATCACCATGGGGCTGATCCTGCTGCTTGTGCTGCGTTTCTCGCCGCGCGGCCTGATCCCCGAGGAGAAGCGGTAG
- a CDS encoding endonuclease domain-containing protein — translation MTRTEQARALRPTSTPAERHLWKALRNRQISGQKFKRQFRLGPYIADFVCLERSLVVELDGGHHSETEEYDQQRTEELNRLGFRVLRFWNNEVLQNLDGVVRAIEAALAHQNNAPSPRPSPKGEGD, via the coding sequence GTGACGCGCACCGAACAAGCGAGAGCCCTCCGGCCCACCAGCACGCCGGCTGAGCGGCATCTCTGGAAGGCTCTGCGCAATCGGCAGATATCAGGGCAGAAGTTCAAGCGGCAGTTTCGGCTCGGCCCCTACATTGCCGACTTCGTCTGTCTGGAACGAAGTCTGGTCGTGGAGTTGGATGGCGGTCATCACTCGGAAACCGAAGAGTACGATCAACAGCGGACCGAGGAACTCAATCGCCTCGGCTTCCGGGTCCTTCGCTTTTGGAACAACGAGGTGCTGCAGAACCTCGATGGCGTTGTCCGGGCCATCGAGGCCGCTTTGGCGCATCAAAACAACGCACCCTCACCCCGACCCTCTCCCAAGGGAGAGGGAGACTAG